GAAGAGTTTGCTACATTTGGTGATGATAATGTTTATGACCAAAGCCATGCGGAAGGTTTCATTCGCTTATATTCGTTGTCTAGTCGTATTAAAGCTTTAGCAACTAAGTAACGCTATTTGAGGGTGCTGAAACGCCCTCTACTTCGAATATATGTACTTCTAATATAAAAATATAAAAATATAAGAAAAGAATAAGGATGTGACCATGGCACTATGGGGCGGTAGATTCAGTCAAGCAGCTGATGCAAGATTTAAAAATTTTAATGATTCACTGCGGTTTGACTATCGTTTAGCTGAGCAAGATATTACAGGTTCAGTAGCATGGTCAAAAGCTTTGGTTAGTGTCGGTATCTTAACCCTAGATGAGCAACTTACCATTGAGGCTGCGTTAAATGATCTTAAATTAGCTGTATTAGAAAACCCAGAACAAATTCTGCAAAGTGATGCTGAAGACATTCATAGTTGGGTTGAAACGCAGTTAATAGCTAAAGTCGGTGATTTAGGAAAGAAACTGCATACAGGCCGAAGTCGTAATGACCAAGTGGCAACGGATCTAAAATTGTGGTGTAAACAGCAAGGTGATCAATTGCTAATGCAATTGGATAAAACGCAGCAGCAACTGGTATCGCTTGCACGTGAACATCAACATACTGTATTGCCGGGTTATACTCATTTACAACGTGCGCAGCCAGTGACATTTTCACATTGGTGCTTAGCGTATGTCGAAATGCTAGAACGTGATTTTAGTCGTTTAACTGATTGCTTAAAACGTCTTGATACCTGTCCATTAGGTTCTGGAGCTCTGGCGGGTACTGCTTATCCAATGGATAGAACAGAATTAGCTCATTCACTTGGGTTTACTAGTGCGACATTAAACAGCCTCGATTCAGTTTCTGACCGTGACCATGTAATGGAATTGATGAGTACGGCAAGTATGTCAATGATCCATTTATCGCGTTTGGCAGAAGATTTGATTTTCTACAATTCGGGTGAATCTAACTTTATTGAGTTGGCGGATGCAGTGACATCAGGTTCTTCTTTGATGCCGCAAAAGAAAAACCCAGATGCACTTGAATTGATTCGTGGTAAAACAGGTCGTGTATTTGGTTCTCTGAGTGCCATGTTGATGACGTTGAAAGCCCTACCTCT
This Moritella sp. 5 DNA region includes the following protein-coding sequences:
- the argH gene encoding argininosuccinate lyase; translated protein: MALWGGRFSQAADARFKNFNDSLRFDYRLAEQDITGSVAWSKALVSVGILTLDEQLTIEAALNDLKLAVLENPEQILQSDAEDIHSWVETQLIAKVGDLGKKLHTGRSRNDQVATDLKLWCKQQGDQLLMQLDKTQQQLVSLAREHQHTVLPGYTHLQRAQPVTFSHWCLAYVEMLERDFSRLTDCLKRLDTCPLGSGALAGTAYPMDRTELAHSLGFTSATLNSLDSVSDRDHVMELMSTASMSMIHLSRLAEDLIFYNSGESNFIELADAVTSGSSLMPQKKNPDALELIRGKTGRVFGSLSAMLMTLKALPLAYNKDMQEDKEGLFDALDTWSDCLEMAAMSLVGMKINEERTKEAALGGYSNATELADYLVAKGVPFRDSHHIVGEAVVAAIEKGVPLEELTLAEFKAFDELIENDVYHHLSLDETLAKRKAQGGVSPVQVEFALTNAEKRLEERDTSGISIRAARLTDLDDIERMVNYWANIGENLPRNRSDLVKAVGTFAVTEKHNQVTGCASIYVYDTGLAEIRSLGIEPGYQGGGQGKAVVEYMLRKAEQMAIQKVFVLTRVPEFFMKLGFSSTSKSMLPEKVLKDCDICPRQHACDEVALEFKLNVVSQTVNLKAEKLAS